A stretch of DNA from Rhodospirillaceae bacterium:
TCCAAACTTAAGGCGCTGAAATGGCGCGTTTCCGCCATTTCGTTGCCAACGCGCCCCGGCGCCTCGGCACCGCCGTTGCACCGGAAAAAAAGAATTGACCCTAATTGCGGCCCCGGAACCCGTCAAGCATTGCCGCACGGGAAGGTGCCGGCCTTTGGAGCGCGGCTGCGCCGCTCCGGTCGAAATGACGGGGAGGGGCGCGGAGAGGCGCGCGTTTTCGTGTCGCCGCATACTCTCTTATTTCGAACGGACGCACGACCGACGCTTGACGGCATTCGGATCATGGGGCTAATGCTTGCGGGCTTGGCGTCCCGATCCGGAAGGGGAGGGGCTTAATAGGGAATCCGGTGCGATCGGCGGATCAAATCCGGAGCTGTCCCCGCAACTGTAGACGGTTGGCCGCGCTCGGAATGCCACTGGTCGAACGGCCGGGAAGGCGGGCGCAAGACAGGCCGGTAACCGTGAGCCAGGAAACCTGCCGGGCGACCGCGACTGTATCGTTGTCGGGTGATACGACGGAGAATTGCATGACTGCCCAAACCCAGAGCAGGACCGGAATTTCGGCGAAGCTCGCCGCCATCGCGCTGTCCGCCTTCATCGGCCTGGCGATCGTCACGCTCGCCGGCCATGTGCAGACGGCCGCCCTGCATGACGCGGCGCACGATTCGCGCCACGCCATGGGCTTCCCCTGCCACTAGACATGTTTACCCGCATATTGGTCAGCGCGCTGTTCGCTGGCTTTCTGACCGGGTTGGTCGCGGCCCTGCTCCAACTCGTCTTCGTCCAGCCGGTGCTGCTGCATGCCGAACTGTATGAGAGCGGCACGCTGAACCACTTTGGCGACGGCGGGGAGGGCACTGCGGCCATTCCCGGCATCGACCTGGAGCGCGACGGGCTGAGCGTGCTGTTCACGACCCTGACCTATACCGGCTACGCCTTCCTGCTGGTCGCCGCCATGGCGCTGGCCGAGGACCGCGGCGTCCGCATCGCCGTCCGGCAGGGGCTGGTCTGGGGCATCGCCGGTTTCATGGCGGTCCAGTTGGCCCCGGCGTTCGGCATTCCGCCGGAACTGCCGGGCTCCGCGGCGGCGGAGATCGGTCCGCGCCAGACCTGGTGGTTCGGCGCCGTCGGCGCGACTGCGGCCGGCCTGGCGCTGATCGCGTTCGGCCGCACCTGGGCGCTCCGGGGCGTCGCCGCCCTGCTTATCCTGGCGCCGCACCTTGTCGGCGCGCCGCACCCGGACGAATTCATCGGCCCGACGCCGCCGGAACTGGCTGGCCTTTTCGCCGCCCGGGCCCTCGGCACCGGCCTCGTCGCCTGGAGCCTGCTCGGCCTCCTCGCCGCCTACTTCTGGCAACGCGAAAGCAAGCGCGCAGAGGGGATGGCGCAGGCGGTGTGACCGCCGGCGCTTCCCAAATTTCGATTGTGTTTCGAGCGCGGCCTGCGGGCAGCGCGCGCCAACCCGTTCGCCGGTTGCCGGCCGCCAGCCCGGAAGGCGCCGGCTACACCGGCATCCTGCCGAATTTCGGCTTGCGTTTCTCTTTCAGCGCAGCGAGGCCTTCCTGCGCCTCCGGGCCGTCCCAGGCGAGGAATTCGTAGCCCAGCGAGGCGTCGAAGCTCGGGCCGTTCATACGGTACCAGTTGTTGAGCGCCATCTTTGTATGGCTGATCGCGGTGCGGGCGCCGCCGGCGAGCCGCGTGGCGACGCGCAGCGCCTCGGCCTCCAGGGCGTCTTCCTCGACGGCCAGCGAGATCAGGCCGATCCGCTCCGCCTCCTCGCCGGTCAGCGTTTCGCAGGTCATCAGGTAGTATTTCGCCTTGGCCATGCCGCACAGCAGGGGCCAACTGATGACCGCATGATCGCCCGCCGCGACACCGAGGGCGGTGTGGCCGTCGATGATGCGGCAGCTCTTCGTGGCGATGGTGACGTCGCAGACCATGCCGGCCGCGAGGCCTGCGCCGACGGCGACGCCGTGCATCGCGGCGATCGTCGGCCGGCAACAGGCGATAACGTTGTAGACGAGGTCGCGCGCCTCTTTCATCGCGCGCATGCGGTAGCCGTGGTCGCCGATGATCCCGTCGATCATGCCGAAGTCGCCGCCCGCCGAATAGGCCCGGCCGGCGCCGCGCAGAATGACCGCGCCGACATCCCTGTCAGCATCGATGTCGGGCCAGACTGCGACCAGTTCCTCGTGCATCTTCGCATCGACGGAATTCATAGGGTTGTCCGGATTGTGCATCGTGACCCGCAGCACGCCATCGGCCGGCCGGTCGAATATCAGGCGTTCGTAGGCGTCGTAGCGGTTTCCGGACATGGTTTCTTCCCTTTCGGCGAATTTCGGATTCTCCGGCTGTAGCACTCCGGCGCCCGCACGGCGTCAGCGACAGGCTGACGCACGAAATTGTCATCGCAGCGCCGCCGATTTTGCGTGACGAGGCAGGCGGTTATGTGCATGTTCCCGCGCCGCCGCATTCCATGCATATTGCGGCCGTCGGCGCGGGTTTGTTGTCCAGCGCCGCCGCGCGCTCCGAGGGATGGTGCCGTCATGTCCGACGACGACGATCTCGTTCTCAGCGAACTGAACGACGAGGAACTGGTCGAGCAGATGCACGACGACCTCTACGACGGTCTCAAGGAAGAGATCGAAGAGGGCGTCAACATCCTGCTCGAGCGAAAATGGCAGCCCTATTCGATCCTGACCGAAGCGCTGGTCGAAGGCATGCGCATCGTCGGGATCGATTTCCGCGACGGCATCCTTTTCGTGCCCGAAGTGCTGCAATCGGCGAATGCGATGAAGGCCGGCATGTTCATTCTCCGGCCGCTGCTCGCCGAGACCGGCGCGCCGCGGGTCGGCAAGATGGTGATCGGCACCGTCAAGGGCGACATCCACGACATCGGCAAGAATCTCGTGTCGATGATGATGGAGGGCGCCGGCTTCGAGGTGGTCGATATCGGCATCGACAATCCGGTCGAAAATTATCTCGCGGCCATCGAGGAGCACGAGCCCGATATTCTCGGCATGTCGGCGCTGCTGACGACGACGATGCCGTATATGAAGGTCGTGATCGAAACCTTGAAAGAGAAGGGCATTCGCGACGACTATACCGTCCTGGTCGGCGGCGCCCCGCTGAACGAGGAATTTGCCCAGGCGGTGGGCGCCGACGCCTATTGCCCCGATGCCGCGGTCGCCGTGGAAATCGCCAAGGATTTCATGAAGCGCAGGCACAACCTCCTCGGCGGCGCGACGATCAACTGACCCATGGAGGCTGCGCTGGCGCGTCGCCCGACTGCAAGAACCGGCAGGAGCGGCCGAATTCGCGGCGGTTCGGCGCCGCGCGTTGCCGCTGCTCCGCCGGGCAAGGCCCTGGACGTGGCGCCGGATAGCGCCCTGACTCTCGCCGGACGCCGCAAGGCTGGCACGGTAGTGATCGCCTGCGGCGCACTCGCACGGGAGATCGTGCACTTCCGGGACATGAACGCGGTTCCCGCGTTCGACGTCGCCTGCATTCCGGCCTGGCTCCACAACGCGCCGCAGCTGATTCCGGACCGGGTTCGCGAGAAAATCCGTGAGTGCCGCTCGGCCTACGACCGCATTCTCGTCGCCTACGCCGACTGCGGCACCGGCGGACTGCTCGACAGGGTGCTCGACGAAGAGGGCGTGGAGCGGATCGAAGGCCCGCACTGCTATGCCTTCTACGCCGGCCAGGCGGCGTTCGACGCGCTTGCCGAAGCCGAAACCGGCACTTTTTACCTGACGGACTACATGGTCCGCCACTTCGACCGGCTGATCGTGGAGGGCCTCGGCCTCGACCGCCATCCCGAATTGCGGGACGATTATTTCCGGCATTACACCCGCTGCCTCTATATCGCCCAGACCCGCGACGCCGGGCTCCAGGTCAAGGCGCAGGCGGCGGCGGCCAGGCTGGGCCTGGGCTACGCCTACCGCTATGTCGGCTACGGCGAACTGGAAGAATTCCTGAGCCGGGCCACTGTTCCGACGCCGGATCGAGGAGCCTGAAGCGTGGCGAAGCTCCAGATCATCTACTGGCGCGACATCCCCGCCCAGATTATCGTGTCGGCCGGCCGGAAAAAGGCGCGCCGGCAACTGGATGTGCGGTTCGAGAAGGCGATCGACCGGGCCGCCATCCGCGCCAAGCTGCACGGCACCGACGACTATCTCGAACAGTGGCGCCGCAGCGCGCCGGTCGATTGCGGCGACGATCTGGAAGCCGCGGCGGCCGATGCTGCCGGGCGCATCGAACAGGAGTATCCCGAAGACCGGGTCGAACGGATCGTCCGGTCGAACGGCGTCGACGATACGGCCCGCTAGACATCCGAACCTGAGAGCCAGCCCGACATGAGCCGAACCGTTGTCAGTTCCGCGACCCGGGAGGTCGTGATCGGTTTCGACCGGCCTTTCTGCATCATCGGCGAGCGCATCAACCCCACGGGGCGCAAGCTTCTGATGGAGGACCTGCGCCGCGGCGACTACAGCCGGGTCGAGGCCGACGCCGTCGCC
This window harbors:
- a CDS encoding enoyl-CoA hydratase/isomerase family protein, translated to MSGNRYDAYERLIFDRPADGVLRVTMHNPDNPMNSVDAKMHEELVAVWPDIDADRDVGAVILRGAGRAYSAGGDFGMIDGIIGDHGYRMRAMKEARDLVYNVIACCRPTIAAMHGVAVGAGLAAGMVCDVTIATKSCRIIDGHTALGVAAGDHAVISWPLLCGMAKAKYYLMTCETLTGEEAERIGLISLAVEEDALEAEALRVATRLAGGARTAISHTKMALNNWYRMNGPSFDASLGYEFLAWDGPEAQEGLAALKEKRKPKFGRMPV
- a CDS encoding CbtA family protein, whose protein sequence is MFTRILVSALFAGFLTGLVAALLQLVFVQPVLLHAELYESGTLNHFGDGGEGTAAIPGIDLERDGLSVLFTTLTYTGYAFLLVAAMALAEDRGVRIAVRQGLVWGIAGFMAVQLAPAFGIPPELPGSAAAEIGPRQTWWFGAVGATAAGLALIAFGRTWALRGVAALLILAPHLVGAPHPDEFIGPTPPELAGLFAARALGTGLVAWSLLGLLAAYFWQRESKRAEGMAQAV
- a CDS encoding CbtB-domain containing protein, which produces MTAQTQSRTGISAKLAAIALSAFIGLAIVTLAGHVQTAALHDAAHDSRHAMGFPCH
- a CDS encoding DUF1638 domain-containing protein, with product MAPDSALTLAGRRKAGTVVIACGALAREIVHFRDMNAVPAFDVACIPAWLHNAPQLIPDRVREKIRECRSAYDRILVAYADCGTGGLLDRVLDEEGVERIEGPHCYAFYAGQAAFDALAEAETGTFYLTDYMVRHFDRLIVEGLGLDRHPELRDDYFRHYTRCLYIAQTRDAGLQVKAQAAAARLGLGYAYRYVGYGELEEFLSRATVPTPDRGA
- a CDS encoding virulence factor codes for the protein MAKLQIIYWRDIPAQIIVSAGRKKARRQLDVRFEKAIDRAAIRAKLHGTDDYLEQWRRSAPVDCGDDLEAAAADAAGRIEQEYPEDRVERIVRSNGVDDTAR
- a CDS encoding B12-binding domain-containing protein, with translation MSDDDDLVLSELNDEELVEQMHDDLYDGLKEEIEEGVNILLERKWQPYSILTEALVEGMRIVGIDFRDGILFVPEVLQSANAMKAGMFILRPLLAETGAPRVGKMVIGTVKGDIHDIGKNLVSMMMEGAGFEVVDIGIDNPVENYLAAIEEHEPDILGMSALLTTTMPYMKVVIETLKEKGIRDDYTVLVGGAPLNEEFAQAVGADAYCPDAAVAVEIAKDFMKRRHNLLGGATIN